Proteins co-encoded in one Arachis hypogaea cultivar Tifrunner chromosome 11, arahy.Tifrunner.gnm2.J5K5, whole genome shotgun sequence genomic window:
- the LOC112721896 gene encoding flavonoid 3'-monooxygenase CYP75B137: MVAMFLSSITPLFENLNHYYTNNNTTPLLIIAFTVISALTWLLFLRPNMAHRNLPPGPPGLPIFGNLLSLDPDLHTYFLSLAHTYGPIFKIQLGSKLGIVITSPSMVREVLKEHDSVFANRDVPAAGRAATYGGADIAWAPYGPEWRMLRKVCVLKMLSNNTLDSVYELRRNEVRKMVRFLHDRVGSEVNVGEQVFLTVLNVITEMMWGGAVEGKEREGLGAEFREVVAEMTQLLGKPNVSDFFPALARFDLQRVEKQMHALVPRFDGIFERKIGERVKEGNKKSNDFLQFLLNLREEADSKTPLTMVQLKALLMDMVVGGSDTSANTIEFAMAEMIKNSEVMKKVQEELEAVVGRDNMVEESHIHKLPYLRAVMKETLRLHPALPLLIPHRPSETTTIGGYTVPKDSRVFVNVWAIHRDPSIWDNPLEFDPTRFLRDDDGGANKWDFSGSDFTYFPFGSGRRICAGIAMAERTVLYFLATLVHSFDWSVIDGEKLDISEKFGIVLKKKTPLVVIPKLRLSNLGLYK; the protein is encoded by the exons ATGGTCGCTATGTTCCTCTCTTCAATAACTCCTCTCTTTGAAAATCTTAACCATTACTACACCAACAACAACACCACACCCCTCCTCATAATTGCTTTCACCGTCATCTCCGCACTAACATGGCTCCTCTTCCTCAGGCCCAACATGGCCCACCGCAACCTCCCACCAGGGCCACCGGGCCTCCCCATCTTCGGCAACCTCCTCTCCCTTGACCCAGACCTCCACACCTACTTCTTATCCCTGGCCCATACCTACGGCCCAATCTTCAAGATCCAGCTCGGCAGCAAGCTTGGCATCGTCATAACCTCCCCTTCGATGGTCCGCGAAGTCCTCAAGGAACACGACTCCGTTTTTGCCAACCGCGACGTCCCTGCCGCTGGAAGAGCCGCCACCTACGGCGGAGCTGACATCGCATGGGCACCGTACGGACCCGAGTGGCGTATGCTGAGAAAAGTATGCGTCCTCAAGATGCTGAGCAACAACACTCTCGACTCCGTCTACGAGCTCCGCCGGAATGAGGTCCGAAAAATGGTCAGGTTCTTGCACGATCGGGTCGGTTCAGAGGTGAACGTTGGGGAGCAAGTGTTCCTAACTGTGCTGAATGTGATAACGGAGATGATGTGGGGAGGGGCGGTGGAGGGGAAGGAGAGGGAGGGATTGGGAGCGGAATTCAGGGAAGTGGTGGCGGAGATGACGCAGCTACTTGGGAAGCCGAACGTGTCGGATTTTTTCCCCGCGTTGGCACGGTTTGATTTGCAGCGGGTGGAGAAGCAGATGCACGCGCTGGTGCCGCGGTTCGATGGGATCTTCGAGAGGAAGATTGGCGAGAGGGTGAaagaagggaacaagaagagcaatgaTTTCTTGCAGTTTCTGTTGAACTTGAGGGAGGAAGCTGACTCCAAGACTCCACTCACCATGGTTCAGCTCAAGGCATTACTCATG GACATGGTGGTGGGTGGATCTGACACATCCGCTAACACAATCGAATTTGCTATGGCTGAAATGATAAAAAATTCAGAGGTAATGAAGAAAGTCCAAGAAGAACTAGAAGCAGTGGTTGGCAGAGACAACATGGTAGAAGAATCACACATTCACAAGCTACCTTACTTGCGTGCAGTAATGAAAGAAACCCTTCGATTGCACCCAGCACTTCCACTCTTAATCCCTCACCGCCCCAGTGAAACCACCACCATCGGAGGATACACAGTTCCAAAGGATTCTCGTGTTTTCGTGAACGTGTGGGCCATACACAGAGACCCTTCTATTTGGGACAATCCACTTGAGTTTGATCCTACTAGGTTCTTAAGGGATGATGATGGTGGTGCCAACAAATGGGATTTTAGTGGCAGTGACTTCACGTATTTCCCATTTGGTTCCGGAAGAAGAATATGTGCTGGGATCGCAATGGCTGAAAGGACAGTTCTATATTTTCTTGCCACCCTTGTGCATTCCTTTGATTGGAGCGTAATTGATGGTGAAAAACTTGATATATCAGAAAAGTTTGGTATTGTTCTTAAGAAGAAGACACCTTTAGTTGTTATTCCCAAGTTACGACTATCTAATTTAGGTCTTTATAAGTAG